A DNA window from Pongo abelii isolate AG06213 chromosome 2, NHGRI_mPonAbe1-v2.0_pri, whole genome shotgun sequence contains the following coding sequences:
- the CAND2 gene encoding cullin-associated NEDD8-dissociated protein 2 isoform X2, whose product MSTAAFHISSLLEKMTSSDKDFRFMATSDLMSELQKDSIQLDEDSERKVVKMLLRLLEDKNGEVQNLAVKCLGPLVGKVKEYQVETIVDTLCTNMRSDKEQLRDIAGIGLKTVLSELPPAATGSGLATNVCRKITGQLTSAIAQQEDVAVQLEALDILSDMLSRLGAPLGAFHASLLHCLLPQLSSPRLAVRKRAVGALGHLAAACSTDLFVELADHLLERLPGPRVPTSPAAIRTLIQCLGSVGRQAGHRLGAHLDRLVPLVEDFCNLDDDELRESCLQAFEAFLRKCPKEMGPHVPNVTSLCLQYIKHDPNYNYDSDEEQMETEDSEFSEQESEDEYSDDDDMSWKVRRAAAKCIAALISSRPDLLSDFHCTLAPVLICRFKEREENVKADVFTAYIVLLRQTRPPKGWLEAMEEPTQPGSNLHMLRGQVPLVVKALQRQLKDRSVRARQGCFSLLTELAGVLPGSLAEHMPVLVSGIIFSLVDRSSSSTIRMDALAFLQGLLGTEPAEAFHPHLPTLLPPVMACVADPFYKIAAEALVVLQELVRALWPLERPRILDPEPYVGEMSAVTLARLRATDLDQEVKERAISCMGHLVGHLGDRLGDDLEPTLLLLLDRLRNEITRLPAVKALTLVAVSPLQLDLQPILAEALPILASFLRKNQRALRLATLAALDALAQSQGLSLPPSAVQAVLAELPALVNESDMHVAQLAVDFLATVTQTQPASLVEVSGPVLSEMLRLLHSPLLPAGVLAAAEGFLQALVGSRPPCVDYAKLISLLTAPVYEQAVDGGPGLHKQVFHSLARCVAALSAACPQEAASTANRLVCDARSPHSSTGVKVLAFLSLAEVGQVAGPGPQRELKAVLLEALGSPSEDVRAAASYALGRVGAGSLPDFLPFLLEQIEAEPRRQYLLLHSLREALGAAQPDRLKPYAEDIWALLFQRCEGAEEGTRGVVAECIGKLVLVNPSFLLPRLQKQLAAGRPHTRSTVITAVKFLISDQPHPIDPLLKSFIGEFMESLQDPDLNVRRATLAFFNSAVHNKPSLVRDLLDDILPLLYQETKIRRDLIREVEMGPFKHTVDDGLDVRKAAFECMYSLLESCLGQLDICEFLNHVEDGLKDHYDIRMLTFIMLARLATLCPAPVLQRVDRLIEPLRATCTAKVKAGSVKQEFEKQDELKRSAMRAVAALLTIPEVGKSPIMADFSSQIRSNPELAALFESIQKDSASAPSTDSMELS is encoded by the exons ATGAGCACCGCCGCCTTCCACATCTCCAGCCTCCTGGAGAAGATGACGTCCAGCGACAAGGACTTCAG GTTCATGGCCACCAGCGACCTGATGTCGGAGTTGCAGAAGGACTCCATTCAGCTAGACGAGGACAGCGAGCGCAAGGTGGTGAAGATGctgctccggctcctggaggacaAGAATGGTGAGGTGCAGAACCTGGCTGTCAAGTG CCTGGGTCCTCTGGTGGGCAAAGTGAAGGAGTACCAGGTGGAGACCATCGTGGACACCCTGTGCACCAACATGCGGTCAGACAAGGAGCAGCTGCGAGACATCGCCGGCATTGGCCTCAAGACCGTCCTCTCGGAGCTCCCACCTGCAGCCACAG GCTCCGGGCTGGCCACCAACGTGTGCCGGAAGATCACAGGCCAGCTCACCAGTGCCATTGCCCAGCAGGAGGATGTGGCTGTGCAGCTGGAAGCCCTGGACATCCTCTCTGACATGCTGAGCAG GCTGGGTGCCCCGCTGGGCGCCTTCCACGCCAGCCTCCTGCACTGTCTGCTGCCACAGCTGAGCAGCCCGCGCCTGGCGGTGCGCAAGCGAGCGGTCGGAGCGCTTGGCCACCTGGCGGCCGCCTGCAGCACCGACCTCTTCGTCGAGCTCGCTGACCACCTACTGGAACGGCTGCCAGGCCCGCGGGTGCCCACCAGCCCGGCTGCCATCCGCACCCTGATCCAATGTTTGGGCAGCGTCGGCCGCCAGGCCGGCCACCGCCTCG GGGCTCACCTGGACCGCCTGGTGCCCCTGGTGGAGGATTTCTGCAACCTGGATGATGATGAGCTCCGGGAGTCCTGCCTCCAGGCTTTTGAGGCCTTCTTGAGGAA GTGCCCCAAGGAAATGGGCCCTCACGTGCCCAACGtgaccagcctctgcctccagtaCATAAAACATGACCCCAACTACAACTATGACAGTGATGAGGAGCAGATGGAGACAGAGGATAGTGAATTCAGTGAGCAAG AGAGTGAAGACGAGTACAGCGATGACGATGACATGAGCTGGAAGGTGCGCCGGGCAGCTGCCAAGTGCATCGCAGCCTTGATCAGCTCTCGGCCTGACCTGCTGTCTGATTTCCACTGTACCCTGGCACCTGTGCTCATCTGCCGCTTCAAAGAACGCGAGGAGAATGTCAAGGCTGATGTCTTCACTGCTTACATCGTGCTGCTGCGGCAAACACGGCCCCCGAAGGGATGGCTGGAGGCCATGGAGGAACCCACCCAGCCCGGCAGCAACCTCCATATGCTACGTGGACAG GTGCCTCTCGTGGTCAAGGCCCTGCAGCGGCAGCTTAAAGATCGGAGCGTCAGAGCCCGCCAGGGATGCTTCAGCCTCCTCACTGAGCTGGCGGGTGTCCTCCCCGGCAGCCTGGCCGAGCATATGCCTGTGCTGGTATCAG GCATCATCTTCTCGCTGGTCGACCGCTCCAGCTCCTCCACCATCCGGATGGATGCCCTGGCCTTCTTGCAGGGGCTGCTGGGCACCGAACCAGCTGAGGCCTTCCACCCACACTTGCCTACCCTCCTGCCACCTGTGATGGCCTGTGTGGCTGACCCTTTCTACAAGATTGCAGCGGAGGCCCTGGTGGTGCTACAGGAGCTGGTGCGGGCCCTGTGGCCGCTGGAAAGGCCGCGGATACTGGATCCTGAGCCATATGTTGGAGAGATGTCTGCAGTCACCCTGGCGCGACTCCGTGCCACTGACCTGGACCAGGAGGTGAAGGAGCGGGCCATTTCCTGCATGGGCCACCTTGTAGGCCACCTGGGTGACCGGCTTGGGGATGACCTGGAGCCCACGTTACTGCTCCTCCTGGATCGCCTGCGGAATGAGATCACCCGGCTGCCCGCCGTCAAGGCACTTACGCTGGTGGCCGTATCCCCACTACAGCTTGACCTACAGCCCATCCTAGCCGAGGCACTGCCCATTCTGGCCTCATTCCTGCGGAAGAACCAGCGGGCTTTGCGACTGGCCACACTGGCAGCCCTGGACGCCCTGGCCCAGAGccagggcctcagcctcccaccgtCTGCCGTGCAGGCCGTGCTGGCTGAGCTGCCTGCCCTGGTCAACGAGAGTGACATGCATGTGGCCCAGCTGGCTGTGGACTTCCTTGCCACAGTGACCCAGACCCAGCCAGCCTCTTTGGTGGAGGTCAGCGGCCCTGTGCTCTCAGAGATGCTGCGGCTGCTGCATTCACCCCTGTTGCCAGCCGGGGTTCTGGCAGCCGCTGAAGGCTTCCTGCAGGCCCTGGTGGGGAGCCGTCCCCCGTGTGTGGACTATGCCAAACTCATCAGCCTGCTCACTGCGCCTGTTTATGAGCAGGCTGTGGATGGTGGGCCTGGCCTGCACAAGCAGGTGTTCCACTCATTGGCCCGGTGTGTGGCAGCCCTCTCAGCTGCCTGTCCCCAAGAGGCAGCAAGCACAGCCAATCGCCTGGTCTGCGATGCCAGGTCGCCCCACTCCAGCACGGGGGTCAAGGTCCTGGCATTCTTGTCGCTGGCTGAGGTGGGTCAGGTGGCTGGGCCAGGCCCCCAGCGGGAGCTGAAAGCGGTGCTCCTGGAAGCTTTGGGGTCACCCAGTGAGGATGTGAGGGCTGCAGCCTCGTATGCACTGGGCCGCGTGGGTGCTGGCAGCCTGCCCGACTTCCTGCCCTTCCTGCTGGAGCAGATTGAGGCTGAGCCCCGACGACAGTACCTGCTGCTGCACTCACTCAGGGAGGCCCTGGGGGCCGCCCAGCCTGACCGCCTGAAGCCCTACGCCGAGGACATCTGGGCCTTGCTGTTCCAGCGCTGCGAGGGCGCTGAGGAGGGCACCCGGGGGGTGGTGGCCGAGTGCATTGGGAAGCTGGTCCTTGTGAACCCTTCGTTCCTTCTGCCCCGCTTGCAGAAGCAACTTGCTGCAG GTCGGCCACACACCCGGAGCACCGTCATCACAGCGGTCAAGTTCCTCATCTCGGACCAGCCCCATCCCATTGACCCCCTCCTGAAGAGCTTCATCG GAGAGTTCATGGAGAGCCTGCAGGACCCAGACCTGAACGTGCGCCGTGCGACTCTGGCTTTCTTCAACTCAGCTGTGCACAACAAGCCCTCGCTAGTCCGGGACCTGCTGGATGACATCCTGCCCCTCCTCTACCAGGAGACAAAGATCCGGCGGGACCTCATCCGAGAG GTGGAGATGGGGCCCTTTAAACATACAGTGGACGATGGGCTGGACGTGCGGAAGGCGGCCTTTGAGTGCATGTATTCACTGCTTGAGAGCTGCCTGGGCCAGCTGGATATCTGTGAGTTCCTGAACCATGTGGAGGACGGGCTGAAGGACCACTACGACATCCGG